The following nucleotide sequence is from Candidatus Aminicenantes bacterium.
TCTACCAAATCCATCTCCTGCAGTCCCCGACCGACGTCGAAATCGTCGCTTCGGAACGAGGCGCGTTGAAAGCGCTCCGGCGCCTAAAAGAGGAGAAGGCCGCTCGGTTCATCGGCTTCACCGGCCACCTCTCGGCCGAGGCCATGACGGCCGCCGCCCGCGACCACGATTTCGACTCCATGCTCATCGCTCTGAATCACTACGCCGAACGCAAGGGCGACTTGGAAAAAGAGGCCATCCCCGCGGCGGCCGCTAAAAACCTGGGCATCGCGGTCATCAAGGTCATCCGGCCGCGCGAGACCGTGGCCGGGATCACGGCCGACGAGTTGATCCGCTACGCTTTGAGCCTCGAGCTCGTCCATGCGGCCATGCTGGGCATGGACAACCTCGAGGTCGTCAGGAAGAACGCCGAGCTGCTGCGCGCTTTTGTCCCGCTGCCGCGATCGGAGATGGCCCGGATCGGGACGATTCTGGCCCCGTTCTTTGCCGGCCGGCGCCTGCCCTGGATGGATCCCTCCTATCGGGACGGGCACTATGCGTGAGCCTCGCGCGGCCTTCCGCTTGGCGGGCCTTTTTTTGTTTGCCGCCGTTAGGCTGGCCCAATCGGCGGCCAATCTGCCGCTACTCGTTTCGGATGATTTCGAAACCGGGACCGCGGCCCGCTGGACGCCCTGCGACCCGGCTCGCTGGCGGGTGGCGGAAGGGGAGGGCAACCGATTCTACGAGCTCACGGCTCCGGGCGAAGCCGGGAAAGTGCGGGCTCCGACCTCCTGGTCGGTCCTGTCGACCGCCGGCCTCTCATCGTTCGCCCTGACCGGCCGCGTCAAGTGCTACACCGACCCGGCCAATAACAAGCGCGACATGTGCATCGTGTTCGGCTTTCAAGACCCGACCCACTTCTATTATGTCCACTT
It contains:
- a CDS encoding aldo/keto reductase yields the protein MNERSMDRREFLKRAAGAAAAVGGLASGGLNAATSPFPAIYDAKSLPTRIFGKTGVAVPRIGVGLGSRWCAVEDPEKAQAVLLSALDHGFYYWDTASSYRNKDISSEERIGRVLETRRKEVFLATKCEARTYDETLKEFEGSLKRLRTSYIDVYQIHLLQSPTDVEIVASERGALKALRRLKEEKAARFIGFTGHLSAEAMTAAARDHDFDSMLIALNHYAERKGDLEKEAIPAAAAKNLGIAVIKVIRPRETVAGITADELIRYALSLELVHAAMLGMDNLEVVRKNAELLRAFVPLPRSEMARIGTILAPFFAGRRLPWMDPSYRDGHYA